From Halobacillus sp. Marseille-Q1614, the proteins below share one genomic window:
- the dxs gene encoding 1-deoxy-D-xylulose-5-phosphate synthase: protein MDLYKIKDPSFIKGMSIDQLKELSSEVRKFLIENLSSTGGHLGANLGVVELTLALHKVYESPKDRFLFDVGHQSYIHKILTGRAGKFDTLRKYQGLCGFPKRNESEHDVWETGHSSTSLSAAMGMAIARDLNGEKHSIVPIIGDGALTGGMALEALNHIGDEKKNVTVILNDNEMSIARNVGALHGALGRMRSAGKYNRAKDDLEWLLKRIPAVGGKLAQAAERLKDSMKYFIVPGMFFEELGFTYYGPVDGHDYNDLLENLNYAKKTEGPVIVHVITQKGKGYHPAESDQKDKWHGVGPYKIESGEKIKAADAPPAWSEVISETLRKEARKDKRIVAITPAMVLGSKLEKFQNEFPSRLFDVGIAEQHATTLSAGLATQGMKPFLAIYSTFLQRGYDQVIHDVARQNLNVMFGIDRAGLVGADGETHQGVFDVAFLRSIPNMVLMMPKDENEGQHMVHTAVHYNDGPIALRYPRGNGIGIKMDEQLSPISIGSWEVLKEGLDAVILTFGTTISLALKASERLGKEGYSVRVVNARYIKPMDEAMLHDIMKENLPILTIEEAVLQGGFGSSVLEFKSDYSYTSAVKRLGIPDRFIEHGSVDKLLEEVGLTEENVINEIKHMTMTKQQRA, encoded by the coding sequence ATGGATCTGTATAAAATTAAAGATCCTTCTTTTATAAAGGGGATGTCAATTGATCAACTTAAAGAATTATCAAGCGAAGTACGAAAGTTTTTAATTGAAAATCTTTCATCGACCGGAGGACACCTTGGAGCAAACCTTGGAGTAGTTGAGCTGACGCTGGCCCTGCACAAAGTTTATGAAAGCCCGAAAGATCGGTTTCTATTCGATGTGGGACACCAGTCTTACATCCATAAGATATTGACAGGCCGGGCAGGAAAGTTCGATACGCTCAGAAAGTATCAGGGGCTTTGCGGCTTTCCTAAACGCAATGAAAGCGAGCACGATGTCTGGGAAACGGGTCACAGTTCCACATCTCTTTCAGCAGCCATGGGAATGGCAATCGCAAGGGACTTAAACGGAGAAAAACATTCTATTGTACCGATAATCGGAGATGGAGCTCTTACGGGCGGGATGGCATTAGAAGCTTTGAACCATATTGGGGACGAGAAAAAGAATGTAACCGTTATTTTAAATGATAATGAAATGTCAATTGCCCGAAATGTAGGAGCTCTTCATGGAGCTCTCGGACGTATGAGAAGTGCAGGTAAGTACAACCGGGCAAAAGATGATTTAGAATGGTTGCTGAAACGAATTCCAGCTGTCGGAGGAAAACTGGCACAGGCGGCGGAACGGTTAAAGGACAGCATGAAGTATTTCATCGTACCCGGCATGTTTTTTGAAGAACTGGGCTTTACTTATTACGGTCCGGTAGACGGCCACGATTACAACGATCTTTTAGAAAACTTGAACTATGCCAAGAAGACAGAGGGCCCTGTAATAGTTCACGTGATTACTCAAAAAGGAAAAGGGTATCACCCGGCTGAATCGGATCAAAAAGACAAATGGCATGGTGTTGGACCTTATAAAATTGAATCGGGTGAAAAAATTAAAGCTGCTGATGCTCCTCCAGCGTGGAGCGAGGTCATTAGTGAAACGCTTAGAAAAGAAGCCCGTAAAGATAAAAGAATCGTTGCCATTACGCCGGCGATGGTGCTTGGCTCAAAACTTGAAAAATTTCAAAATGAATTCCCATCACGGCTGTTTGATGTGGGGATTGCCGAGCAGCATGCGACTACACTTTCTGCAGGGCTTGCCACTCAAGGCATGAAGCCTTTTTTAGCGATTTACTCAACGTTCCTTCAAAGAGGATATGACCAGGTGATTCATGATGTAGCGAGGCAAAACCTGAACGTGATGTTTGGAATTGATCGTGCGGGATTGGTAGGAGCTGACGGGGAGACTCACCAGGGAGTGTTTGATGTCGCGTTCCTTCGCTCTATTCCGAACATGGTGCTCATGATGCCAAAAGATGAAAACGAAGGCCAGCATATGGTTCATACGGCAGTCCACTATAATGACGGCCCTATCGCTTTGCGTTATCCTCGCGGAAATGGGATAGGCATTAAAATGGATGAGCAGCTTTCTCCAATTTCAATTGGAAGCTGGGAAGTTCTAAAAGAAGGTTTAGATGCTGTAATTCTAACCTTTGGCACCACGATTTCATTAGCTTTAAAAGCGAGTGAGCGATTAGGCAAAGAAGGTTATTCAGTCCGAGTAGTCAATGCCCGGTATATTAAACCGATGGATGAAGCGATGCTGCATGACATCATGAAAGAGAATTTGCCGATTCTTACTATTGAAGAGGCTGTTCTGCAGGGAGGATTCGGCTCAAGTGTGCTCGAATTTAAATCTGATTACAGCTACACGTCAGCGGTAAAACGCCTGGGCATTCCTGATCGGTTCATTGAACACGGAAGCGTGGACAAGCTATTAGAAGAAGTCGGCTTAACGGAAGAAAATGTAATAAATGAAATTAAACATATGACAATGACTAAACAACAGAGGGCTTAA
- the ahrC gene encoding transcriptional regulator AhrC/ArgR — MNKGQRHIKIRELITNDDIETQDELVDRLKGMGYNVTQATVSRDIKELHLVKVPMMDGRYKYSLPADQRFNPLEKLKRLMMDAFVSIDRAGHFIILKTLPGNANAVGALIDNLEWEEIMGTICGDDTCLIICRSQEQTKSISDQLLNML; from the coding sequence ATGAACAAAGGTCAGCGACATATAAAAATACGTGAATTAATAACAAACGATGATATAGAAACGCAGGATGAGCTCGTCGACCGTTTAAAAGGAATGGGGTATAACGTGACACAGGCCACGGTATCACGGGATATCAAAGAGCTTCACTTAGTTAAGGTACCTATGATGGACGGCCGTTATAAATACAGCCTGCCGGCAGACCAGCGGTTTAATCCTCTTGAAAAATTAAAGCGCCTGATGATGGATGCATTTGTCAGCATTGACCGCGCCGGACATTTTATTATCTTAAAAACGCTTCCAGGAAACGCAAATGCTGTAGGAGCTTTAATTGATAACCTGGAATGGGAAGAGATTATGGGAACCATTTGCGGTGACGACACCTGCTTAATTATCTGCCGCAGCCAGGAACAGACAAAAAGCATTAGTGATCAATTATTAAATATGTTATAA
- a CDS encoding aspartate kinase, which translates to MKVVKFGGSSVADASQLRKVTEIIKSDEERKAIVVSAPGKRHSDDTKTTDLLIALGESVQVSGQNEDLYNQVVERFASIIRELEVSESVLEKIKQNIDQACDLLKTDSKRGMDAIKSCGEDGTARILSAYLNKRELESYYVNPKEAGILVSDEPGGALVLDESFERLYTLRERQGVLVIPGFFGYTLQDELVTFSRGGSDITGSIVAAGMKASLYENFTDVDSVYCVNPMIVDQPKELKALTYREMRELSYAGFSVFHDEALIPAFKEKIPVCIKNTNNPGGEGTMIVSDLPEREGYVAGIASDSGFINLYVSKYLMNREIGFGRRLLQILEEEGISFEHAPSGIDDMSVIIREHQLPLEKEEIVKERIINELNVDTITIERDMAMIMIVGEGMNEAVGIASKAATAFRDANINIDMINQGSSEVSMMFGINSADLEEAVRSLYRAFF; encoded by the coding sequence ATGAAAGTCGTTAAGTTTGGCGGCAGCTCAGTTGCCGATGCCAGTCAATTAAGAAAAGTAACAGAAATTATTAAATCTGACGAGGAAAGAAAAGCAATTGTCGTGTCCGCACCTGGTAAGCGGCACAGTGATGATACGAAAACAACTGATTTACTTATTGCTCTTGGGGAGTCAGTGCAGGTCAGCGGACAAAACGAAGACCTTTATAATCAGGTGGTCGAAAGGTTTGCTTCCATCATTAGAGAACTAGAAGTGAGCGAGTCTGTTCTTGAAAAAATTAAACAGAACATCGATCAAGCCTGCGACCTGTTAAAAACTGACAGCAAAAGAGGTATGGATGCAATAAAATCATGCGGGGAAGATGGAACAGCACGAATTTTAAGTGCCTATTTAAACAAAAGGGAACTAGAATCTTATTATGTAAACCCGAAAGAAGCAGGAATTTTAGTCAGTGATGAACCAGGCGGTGCTCTCGTATTAGATGAAAGCTTCGAGCGGCTGTACACCTTAAGAGAAAGGCAGGGTGTACTCGTCATTCCAGGTTTTTTTGGATACACGCTGCAGGATGAGCTGGTAACTTTTTCACGAGGGGGCTCTGATATAACAGGCTCAATCGTTGCCGCAGGGATGAAGGCATCTCTATACGAGAACTTCACGGATGTGGATTCAGTCTATTGTGTCAACCCAATGATTGTTGACCAGCCAAAAGAATTGAAGGCATTAACCTATAGAGAAATGCGTGAGCTTTCCTATGCAGGCTTTTCCGTATTCCATGATGAAGCGCTGATCCCAGCCTTTAAAGAGAAAATTCCTGTATGTATTAAAAACACAAATAATCCTGGAGGCGAAGGGACAATGATCGTCTCTGATCTTCCAGAAAGAGAAGGATACGTGGCAGGAATTGCGAGTGACTCCGGTTTTATCAATTTATACGTAAGTAAGTATTTAATGAACCGTGAAATTGGATTTGGCCGCAGGCTTCTGCAAATTCTTGAAGAAGAAGGCATTTCGTTTGAACATGCACCTTCAGGGATCGACGATATGTCCGTTATTATCAGAGAACATCAATTGCCGCTAGAGAAAGAGGAAATTGTTAAGGAAAGAATTATAAACGAGTTAAATGTAGATACCATCACAATCGAAAGAGATATGGCGATGATCATGATTGTCGGAGAGGGAATGAACGAAGCAGTCGGTATTGCCAGTAAAGCAGCGACAGCCTTTAGAGACGCTAATATTAATATTGACATGATTAACCAGGGATCTTCTGAAGTTTCGATGATGTTTGGAATCAATTCTGCAGACTTAGAAGAAGCGGTCCGCTCGTTATACCGAGCATTCTTTTAA
- the recN gene encoding DNA repair protein RecN → MLTELSIKDFAIIDEVSITFNEGLTVLTGETGAGKSIIIDAIQLLSGSRGSVEFVRHGTNKASIEGLFSIEPNHPVYQKGEEFGIEIEEDGMVVLQRTITSQGKSICRINGKLVTLAILKEFGRSLIDIHSQHETQSLMDPDRHIELLDLYASSELKRTKEEYNKAYQEFLSLRKRFKELGENEQEIAQRLDLLEFQLKELQQAELTPLEDEELEDERKKLMNYEKVYQGIHDSYYSLYGEQRGLDWLSHSMSALESAANYDEQTAKLSEELTNAYYIIEEISFQLSTQMSELEFDPERLNQIESRLDELNRLKKKYGATVEEMMEYASKIEEEIDEITNKDLHLNRLEADIEEAGKDAVLEAKQLHETRTKSAKKLAKSIFSELKDLFLEKAAFEVDFSYKEGKGQDPELDGQKIQLNKNGIDYITFLITTNPGEPLKEIHKTASGGELSRIMLALKHIFSRHQGVTSVIFDEVDTGVSGRVAQAIAEKIHGISEGSQVLCISHLPQVAAMADTHIRIEKQVKNNRTSTKVYELTKDEKADEISRMITGAELTDTTLEHARELLSLAEKHKSKSPS, encoded by the coding sequence ATGCTAACAGAATTATCGATTAAAGACTTTGCGATTATTGATGAAGTGTCTATAACATTTAATGAAGGACTAACCGTGCTGACGGGAGAAACAGGTGCTGGGAAATCCATTATTATTGACGCTATTCAGTTGCTGTCAGGATCTAGAGGCTCTGTTGAATTTGTTCGCCACGGTACAAATAAAGCCTCCATTGAAGGGTTATTCTCTATAGAGCCTAACCATCCTGTATATCAAAAGGGTGAAGAGTTTGGCATAGAGATCGAAGAAGATGGAATGGTTGTTCTTCAGAGAACCATTACCAGTCAGGGGAAAAGCATCTGCCGAATTAACGGCAAGCTGGTAACGCTCGCAATCCTTAAAGAATTTGGACGTTCTCTGATCGATATTCACTCTCAGCATGAAACTCAGTCATTAATGGACCCGGACCGTCATATTGAGCTTCTGGACTTATATGCAAGCTCTGAATTAAAACGTACGAAAGAAGAGTATAATAAAGCATACCAGGAGTTCCTTTCTTTACGTAAGCGATTTAAGGAACTAGGAGAAAATGAACAGGAAATCGCTCAGCGCCTCGATTTATTGGAATTTCAGCTGAAAGAGCTGCAGCAGGCGGAGTTAACGCCGTTAGAAGATGAGGAGCTCGAAGACGAACGTAAGAAGCTGATGAACTATGAGAAGGTGTATCAAGGCATACATGATTCCTATTATTCCCTGTATGGAGAGCAAAGAGGACTGGACTGGCTGAGCCACTCGATGTCGGCTTTAGAGAGTGCGGCTAATTATGATGAGCAGACTGCTAAGCTGTCCGAAGAGCTTACGAATGCCTACTACATAATTGAAGAGATCTCTTTTCAATTGAGCACACAGATGTCGGAATTAGAATTCGATCCAGAGCGGCTGAATCAGATTGAATCGCGGCTCGATGAACTTAATCGATTGAAGAAGAAATACGGAGCCACTGTAGAAGAAATGATGGAATATGCTTCTAAAATTGAAGAAGAAATCGATGAGATTACGAATAAAGATCTTCACCTTAATCGATTGGAAGCAGATATAGAAGAGGCCGGAAAAGACGCGGTCCTAGAAGCAAAGCAGCTCCATGAGACGCGCACGAAATCGGCGAAGAAGCTTGCAAAGTCAATATTCAGTGAGTTAAAAGATCTCTTTTTAGAAAAAGCCGCCTTTGAGGTTGATTTTTCCTATAAAGAAGGAAAAGGGCAGGACCCTGAACTGGACGGCCAAAAAATCCAGTTAAATAAAAACGGAATCGACTATATCACTTTCTTAATTACTACCAATCCCGGTGAACCCTTAAAAGAAATTCATAAAACCGCTTCAGGCGGAGAGCTTTCGAGGATCATGCTCGCTTTAAAACACATTTTTTCCCGCCATCAGGGAGTGACCAGTGTGATTTTTGATGAGGTCGACACGGGTGTAAGCGGACGTGTGGCTCAGGCGATTGCTGAAAAAATACACGGGATTTCGGAAGGATCCCAAGTCCTGTGTATTTCCCATCTGCCTCAAGTTGCAGCGATGGCGGATACGCACATAAGAATTGAAAAACAAGTGAAAAATAACCGTACATCAACAAAAGTTTATGAACTGACGAAAGATGAAAAAGCAGATGAAATATCAAGAATGATCACGGGTGCTGAATTAACGGATACGACGTTAGAGCATGCCAGAGAGCTTTTATCACTAGCCGAAAAACATAAATCGAAGTCACCGTCTTAG
- the spo0A gene encoding sporulation transcription factor Spo0A, producing the protein MDKIKVCLADDNRELVRLLEEYFTDAQGIEVIGTAYNGRDCLEMLNSKDPDVLILDIIMPHVDGLAVLQELNGKKGSPEVIMLTAFGQEEVTKKAVELGAAYFMMKPFDLDHLCEQVRQIKHVGDPINRAMGSSYTKSKKPDLDTSITHIIHEVGVPAHIKGYLYLREAITMVYTDIDLLGSITKVLYPDIASKYNTTASRVERAIRHAIEVAWNRGNIDAISSLFGYTISSTKAKPTNSEFIAMVADRLRLEHKAS; encoded by the coding sequence ATGGATAAAATAAAGGTTTGTTTAGCGGATGATAATCGTGAACTGGTGCGGCTGTTAGAGGAGTACTTTACCGATGCGCAGGGAATTGAAGTCATTGGAACAGCATATAACGGAAGAGACTGCTTGGAAATGTTGAATTCGAAGGACCCGGATGTGCTCATCCTTGATATCATTATGCCTCATGTAGATGGACTTGCTGTGCTGCAGGAGCTTAATGGCAAAAAAGGTTCCCCAGAGGTCATCATGCTGACAGCTTTTGGACAGGAAGAAGTAACGAAAAAGGCAGTAGAACTAGGCGCAGCCTACTTCATGATGAAACCATTTGATTTAGATCATTTATGTGAGCAGGTTAGACAAATCAAACATGTCGGAGATCCGATTAATCGTGCAATGGGCAGCAGTTATACGAAGTCGAAAAAGCCTGATTTAGATACGAGTATTACTCATATCATTCATGAAGTCGGTGTTCCTGCCCATATTAAAGGCTACCTTTATTTGAGAGAAGCTATTACAATGGTTTACACTGATATCGATTTGCTCGGTTCGATTACCAAAGTCCTTTATCCTGATATTGCTTCCAAATATAATACGACTGCTTCCCGTGTAGAAAGAGCTATTCGACATGCAATTGAAGTAGCGTGGAACAGAGGAAACATTGATGCCATTTCATCTTTATTCGGCTATACGATTTCTTCTACAAAAGCGAAACCGACAAACAGCGAATTTATCGCGATGGTAGCAGACCGTTTACGGCTTGAGCATAAAGCATCTTAA
- a CDS encoding TlyA family RNA methyltransferase: MGKKIRLDVLLVERGLIETREKAKRTIMAGLVFEEQTRLDKPGLKVDEDIEVKIKGRPIPYVSRGGLKLEKALQEFSLDLTGKIMVDIGASTGGFTDCGLQNGVSLSYAIDVGYNQLDWKLRNHDQVIVMERTNFRYVTADNLVHGKPEFASIDVSFISLKLILPVLSDLLSEGSDVVALIKPQFEAGREQVGKKGIVRDAKIHRQVVEDLLNFSMEKGYSVHGLTYSPITGGDGNIEFLAHLRYSGEDEGEMLPHIDIRRVIEEAHASLKK; this comes from the coding sequence ATGGGAAAGAAAATTAGACTAGATGTCCTGCTTGTTGAAAGAGGACTAATTGAAACAAGAGAAAAAGCTAAACGTACGATTATGGCCGGGCTTGTCTTTGAGGAGCAGACACGCCTTGATAAGCCTGGACTTAAAGTTGATGAAGATATAGAAGTGAAAATCAAAGGCCGGCCGATTCCTTATGTAAGCCGGGGAGGCCTGAAGCTTGAAAAAGCCCTCCAGGAATTTTCACTCGATCTTACAGGGAAAATTATGGTGGATATCGGAGCTTCGACAGGCGGATTTACGGATTGTGGACTGCAGAACGGAGTAAGTTTAAGTTATGCCATCGATGTAGGGTATAACCAGCTCGATTGGAAATTAAGAAATCATGATCAAGTAATTGTTATGGAGCGCACGAATTTTCGTTACGTAACCGCCGACAACTTAGTTCATGGGAAGCCTGAATTTGCTTCCATTGATGTATCCTTTATTTCTTTAAAGCTCATCCTGCCTGTACTTTCCGATTTGTTATCTGAAGGCAGTGACGTGGTCGCACTGATTAAACCGCAGTTTGAAGCCGGCAGAGAACAGGTTGGAAAAAAAGGAATTGTAAGAGATGCTAAAATTCACCGGCAAGTCGTAGAAGACCTGCTTAACTTTTCCATGGAGAAAGGCTATTCAGTGCACGGCTTAACCTACTCACCGATCACTGGAGGCGATGGAAATATTGAATTTTTAGCTCATTTACGTTATTCGGGGGAAGATGAAGGGGAAATGCTGCCTCATATTGACATTCGAAGAGTGATTGAGGAAGCACATGCATCACTTAAAAAATGA
- the spoIVB gene encoding SpoIVB peptidase — translation MFQKEHLKYFCGSLLLLMMLVIPFLTPLQEYISIPTEVRVTTSQAGIESSSDPIPAFSSKEMDTAADSVFHEYAGLPVKKTQMKPVKDLRLVPGGHSVGVELQTKGVLVVGHHLVSENNERQTSPGENADIQIGDILLKGNGKELNHMEDLSSLVDQSGKNNEEITFQVKRGEETFETSITPTINKQDNEYQIGLYVRDSAAGIGTMTFYDPVTKKYGALGHVIADMDTKRPIEIHEGTIVNSRVTSIEKGGQGVPGEKKAEFSLTDDRMGTITKNSSFGVFGSLETPILNEKYKKGLPIGYAEEIKEGPAEILTVLEGSKLQSFDVEIVRNMPKDSPVTKGMIVKITDPELLKKTGGIVQGMSGSPIVQDGKIIGAVTHVFVNDPTSGYGVHIEWMLEEAGINVYEEEKKVS, via the coding sequence TTGTTTCAAAAAGAACATCTAAAGTATTTTTGTGGCTCCCTGCTCCTGTTGATGATGCTTGTCATTCCATTCTTGACCCCACTTCAAGAGTATATTTCCATTCCAACAGAAGTGAGAGTAACCACTTCTCAGGCAGGTATAGAAAGCAGTTCAGATCCGATACCGGCATTTTCTTCCAAAGAAATGGACACGGCTGCGGATTCCGTATTCCACGAGTATGCAGGTCTTCCTGTTAAAAAGACACAGATGAAGCCAGTAAAAGACTTACGCCTCGTCCCTGGCGGACATTCGGTAGGAGTAGAACTGCAGACTAAAGGAGTTCTCGTCGTTGGACACCACCTTGTTAGTGAAAACAATGAAAGACAAACATCACCGGGAGAGAATGCAGATATTCAAATCGGAGACATTCTTTTAAAAGGGAATGGCAAAGAATTGAATCATATGGAGGATTTATCATCCCTAGTTGATCAGTCAGGTAAAAATAATGAAGAAATAACCTTTCAAGTAAAAAGAGGAGAGGAGACGTTCGAAACCTCTATCACCCCTACTATTAATAAGCAGGACAATGAATATCAGATCGGTTTGTACGTAAGAGATTCGGCAGCAGGTATCGGCACGATGACGTTTTATGATCCTGTAACAAAGAAATATGGCGCTTTAGGCCATGTAATTGCAGATATGGATACAAAAAGACCAATCGAAATTCATGAAGGAACGATCGTCAATTCCAGGGTCACCTCGATTGAAAAAGGCGGACAGGGAGTACCGGGAGAAAAGAAAGCCGAGTTTTCCCTTACCGATGACCGTATGGGTACAATTACGAAAAACAGCTCATTTGGAGTATTTGGCTCATTGGAAACCCCGATTTTAAATGAGAAATATAAAAAAGGCCTTCCTATCGGGTATGCAGAAGAAATTAAAGAAGGACCTGCAGAAATTTTAACCGTGCTTGAAGGCAGTAAACTGCAGTCCTTTGACGTGGAAATTGTCCGCAATATGCCGAAAGATTCTCCGGTGACCAAAGGTATGATTGTGAAAATCACCGATCCAGAGCTCCTCAAGAAAACGGGAGGCATTGTTCAAGGAATGAGCGGAAGTCCGATTGTTCAGGACGGTAAGATAATTGGAGCTGTAACGCACGTGTTTGTAAACGACCCTACTTCGGGATATGGCGTGCACATTGAATGGATGCTTGAAGAAGCAGGAATCAATGTATATGAGGAAGAAAAGAAAGTAAGTTAA